A window from Peromyscus eremicus chromosome 5, PerEre_H2_v1, whole genome shotgun sequence encodes these proteins:
- the Tgfbi gene encoding transforming growth factor-beta-induced protein ig-h3, whose amino-acid sequence MALLVQLLTLTLALALGPTATVAGPAKSPYQQVLQHSRLRGRQHGPNVCAVQKVIGTNKKYFTNCKQWYQRKICGKPTVISYECCPGYEKVPGEKGCPAALPLSNLYETLGVVGSTTTQLYTDRTEKLRPEMEGPGSFTIFAPSNEAWASLPAEVLDSLVSNVNIELLNALRYHMVDRRVLTDELKHGMALTSMYQNSNIQIHHYPNGIVTVNCARLLKADHHATNGVVHLIDKVISTITNNIQQIIEIEDTFETLRAAVAASGLNTLLEGDGHYTLLAPTNEAFEKIPAETLNRILGDPEALRDLLNNHILKSALCAEAIVAGVSMETLEGTTLEVGCSGDTLTINGKAVISNKDVMATNGVIHFIDELLIPDSAKTLLELAAESDVSTAIDLLRQAGLSSHISGKEHLTFLAPLNSVFKDGAPHIDAQMKTLLLNHMVKEQLASKYLYHGQTLDTLGGKKLRVFVYRNSLCIENSCIAAHDKRGRYGTLFTMDRMLTPPMGTVMDVLKGDNRFSMLVAAIQSAGLMETLNREGVYTVFAPTNEAFQAMPADELNKLLANAKELTNILKYHIGDEILVSGGIGALVRLKSLQGDKLEVSSKNNVVSVNKEPVAETDIMATNGVVYAINSVLQLPANRPQERGDELADSAIEIFRQASAFSRAAQRSVRLAPVYQRLLERMKH is encoded by the exons ATGGCGCTCCTCGTGCAGTTGCTGACCCTGACTCTGGCACTGGCTCTGGGCCCCACCGCGACCGTGGCAGGCCCCGCCAAGTCGCCCTACCAGCAGGTTCTGCAGCACAGTCGGCTCCGGGGTCGCCAACACGG TCCCAATGTATGCGCTGTACAGAAGGTCATTGGAACCAACAAGAAATACTTCACCAACTGCAAGCAGTGGTACCAGAGGAAGATCTGTGGTAAACCCAC AGTCATCAGCTATGAGTGCTGTCCTGGATATGAGAAGGTCCCAGGAGAGAAAGGCTGTCCAGCAG ctCTCCCGCTCTCTAACCTCTATGAGACTCTGGGAGTCGTCGGATCGACCACCACGCAGCTGTACACAGACCGCACGGAAAAGCTGAGGCCTGAGATGGAGGGGCCCGGCAGCTTTACCATCTTTGCCCCTAGCAATGAGGCCTGGGCTTCCTTGCCTGCG GAAGTGCTGGATTCCCTGGTAAGCAACGTCAACATCGAACTACTCAACGCCCTCCGCTACCATATGGTCGACAGGCGGGTCCTCACCGATGAGCTGAAGCATGGCATGGCCCTCACCTCCATGTACCAGAATTCCAACATCCAGATCCATCACTATCCCAACGGG ATTGTAACCGTGAACTGTGCCCGGCTGCTGAAAGCTGACCACCATGCAACCAACGGTGTGGTACATCTCATTGATAAGGTCATTTCCACCATTACCAACAATATTCAGCAGATCATTGAGATTGAAGACACCTTTGAGACCCTTCGG GCTGCTGTGGCTGCGTCAGGACTCAATACCCTGCTGGAGGGTGATGGTCATTACACACTCTTAGCTCCAACCAATGAGGCCTTTGAGAAGATCCCTGCTGAGACCTTGAACCGGATCCTGGGTGACCCAGAGGCCCTGAGAG ACCTGCTAAACAACCACATCCTGAAGTCAGCCTTGTGTGCCGAGGCCATTGTCGCTGGAGTGTCCATGGAGACCCTAGAGGGCACCACACTGGAGGTGGGCTGCAGTGGAGACACGCTCACCATCAACGGGAAGGCTGTCATCTCCAACAAAGACGTCATGGCCACCAACGGTGTTATCCATTTCATTGATGAGCTGCTCATCCCAGATTCTG CCAAGACACTTCTTGAGTTGGCTGCAGAATCTGACGTGTCCACAGCCATTGACCTCCTCAGACAAGCTGGCCTCAGCTCACATATCTCTGGAAAAGAGCACTTGACCTTCCTGGCCCCGCTGAATTCTGTGTTCAAAG ATGGTGCCCCTCACATTGATGCCCAAATGAAGACTTTGCTTCTGAACCATATGGTCAAAGAGCAACTGGCTTCCAAGTATTTGTACCATGGACAGACACTGGACACCCTGGGTGGCAAAAAACTGCGAGTTTTTGTTTATCGAAAC AGCCTCTGCATTGAAAACAGCTGCATTGCTGCCCATGACAAGAGGGGACGCTATGGGACCCTGTTCACCATGGACCGGATGCTGACCCCCCCAATGGGGACCGTTATGGATGTCCTGAAGGGGGATAATCGTTTTAG CATGCTGGTGGCCGCTATCCAGTCTGCAGGACTGATGGAGACCCTCAACCGGGAAGGGGTCTACACTGTTTTTGCTCCCACAAATGAAGCTTTCCAAGCCATGCCTGCAGATGAACTGAACAAACTCTTGG CAAATGCCAAGGAACTTACCAACATCCTGAAATACCACATTGGTGATGAAATCCTGGTTAGCGGAGGCATTGGAGCCCTGGTGCGGCTGAAGTCTCTCCAAGGGGACAAGCTGGAAGTTAGCTCA AAAAACAATGTGGTGAGTGTCAATAAGGAACCTGTTGCCGAAACTGACATCATGGCCACCAATGGTGTGGTCTATGCCATCAACAGTGTTCTGCAACTGCCAG ccAACCGACCACAAGAACGAGGAGATGAGCTGGCGGACTCTGCCATTGAAATCTTCAGACAGGCATCGGCATTTTCCAGG